Genomic window (Drosophila sulfurigaster albostrigata strain 15112-1811.04 chromosome 2R, ASM2355843v2, whole genome shotgun sequence):
CAGTGACATTTtatgagagagagaataaCTTGAGCTTAATTCAACAGATAAGAGTAACAAAGAGATTAGTTACATATTGAAAATTCCACTGGTAAACGATCGTGGAGATGAGCACGATTTTCACGATCTGTTTGTCACGGAAGCTGATATGTACGATCGTCTAGTGCCCGAGCTGGAGAAACTATATGAGAAACACGCCTCGATCCCGGTGAAATTTAAGCCCAGACACCTCAAGTTCCCAGAGAATCCACCCAGTTGCGATTACATATTGATGGAGGACAAGGGTTATAGGAATTTGGAGCGTATGTTTGGTCTGGGACAAACAGAAATGAAAGCCGTACTCAAAAAACTGGCTCAATGGCATGCTGCCTCTGCTCGCAGAGTTTCAGATAAGGGAGACTATCAGAAGAGTTACATCTACCCGGAGCACTTCAAATGGATCGAACAATCGAATATCAAGTCTAACGTGCCCTTCTTAGAATGTTTGCAGCACTATGAACTCGATCCGGGCCAGCAGCTATTAATTGTGAGAGTAACTAACCTAAATATGTAGACacttaataaatgtaaattatatattttcagagCAACTACACCTCTCGCATGACAGAGTTGTATATGGATTTTGGTCGTATATCTCCAACAGATTTTTCTGTACTCAATCACGGAGATTTTTGGTgtaacaattttcttttgaaaGTGAATGACGGAGAGATTGAAGATGTGTGTTTTGTGGACTTCCAACTTCCCAAGTATGGAACTCCGGCTCAAGATT
Coding sequences:
- the LOC133838228 gene encoding uncharacterized protein LOC133838228, which gives rise to MKLTNTPEWVNKQLFTGLLNHNYNDFETIKEFVCTAAISGGENYLTIVLRIEIEMQMKDKSNKEISYILKIPLVNDRGDEHDFHDLFVTEADMYDRLVPELEKLYEKHASIPVKFKPRHLKFPENPPSCDYILMEDKGYRNLERMFGLGQTEMKAVLKKLAQWHAASARRVSDKGDYQKSYIYPEHFKWIEQSNIKSNVPFLECLQHYELDPGQQLLISNYTSRMTELYMDFGRISPTDFSVLNHGDFWCNNFLLKVNDGEIEDVCFVDFQLPKYGTPAQDLFSLLMTAPNIYIKLEQFDNFIEYYHKELVNHLKLLKYECKIPTLSELHTNLHKNGLWAFVWAQRMLPLSLYPASSDSNIENFMGDSDAAMQFQRNILLNPSYVKQMKLILPWLIERGYIN